The Cannabis sativa cultivar Pink pepper isolate KNU-18-1 chromosome 8, ASM2916894v1, whole genome shotgun sequence genomic interval AACCAGCTTCAAACATGACAAAGCAAACATCCCACTTCCCCGGAAAATTATTATAGCCAGGAAATTTTCACAATGTACCTGTTGACGTGCTCGTTGAAGTTCTTGTTCTAGTTGCGAAAGCCTAAGTCGGCTACTCTCCAATTGCTGGACATATGCCTATCCAAAACCAAAACCTATAAATCATCCAAATATATTCCATTCATTAACTTAAGACTTTGACATTgacattcttttatttttccatgTTTTAAAAGTTAAGGAGCTTCAAAATTTCCATTCAAGGACACCAAACcagcttaaaataaatttttttcttttagtgtGCATTTCTTTTCATCTACATTGCTCTAATTATCTTCAATCCAAGCCACAGAGTACATTTAAATTAACATACTTACTTTCTTCCTTAATCGACTCTTTCTTGCTGCCTCTCGATTCTGAGCCAGCCTACGTAGTGTCTGAAAATTTGATGAACAATTAGAAAtactaaatattaaatatttcttataccaaaaaaaaaaaaaagaaaaaagaaaaaaaattctaataacacCAACAACAACAAGAGACTGAAAAAAGTGTGATTGAAAGACCTTTTGGTCACCAGTTTTGACCTTGGCAGACTGGTCGTCCATGGAATCCACAACTACAAGTGATCCATGCTGCATTCCTTGAAACTAAGGACAAATCCAAAAAGCTGCAATCAGATACTTCTGCCATTTCTGAACTCTCTACTACAAAATATATACAGggcatatttttcttttcttttaacaaaaataatgttTAAACAAAGTGAATAAATTAATTACTCGGTGGTTAAAAgaccaaaaagaaaaattagtcTTGTGATAAAAACTTCTGATgaatttatatacataattaaGATACGATTCCCATAAGAGATTCTGTGAAAGCCATGGCCCATGACACAGTAGTAAGTAGTACTATAGTAGTATAGTACTAACTCTTTGCAAAATTGGGTCCCATCATATGACCCTCTCCCTGCATCGATCAAGTAAAAAACAAATCCAAGAGATTTTGCAccccaaaataaaacaaatattttgaTAATTCCAAGTTGACCCCTCcattaaacaaaaacaaaataatctaAAGATTCCCACTTTAGTAATAAAAGATTTGAAGAACAGGGGAAGGAGAGAAGAGGGTAATAGCTAACATGGTTTCTTTCATCAGTGTCAACATCTGTAGAAGTGTCAGTCTGCTGGCTATTGTCTGCCATGGCTGAATCACCCCAATTCTCAAAGTGTCCGCTTCCCAAAGGCGAAACGACGACGTTCGTCCGCTTCTGCTGCTGCTGATGATGTTGGTACACCACCTGTTGATGCTGCTGCAGCCCTTGCCCTTTCCCTTGTCCTTGCCCTTGGACTTGACCCTGCCCTGTGTCCACGCAGCTCGTCCCTGTAGTCGTTGGAGCTATGTCCAAACACACTGCACCCTACAAAAACGACGTCGTTTGtcacaacaaagaaaaaagtgGGTAGATAGAGTAGAGAAGAGATGGCTTACCGGGTTGAAAGTCTCGTGGGGGTGCAAGTTATTAGGTAAAACAGCGATGTTGTTTGATTTTAAACTGAAGATGGAGCCTacaacaaaccaaaaaatatccaCACACATAAAAAGGAGTAGTTAGAGATGTTTATGTGTTACTTACTTGCAAACGATAATGTccattttatgtatatatttatggaaaAGAGAGATAAATAAGTAAAAAGGGGATACTTGGGCTTAAATCAACAGCATCATCGTGTGGAAAAGCGGCTGCGGAGTGTTCAAGCTCCACAAGATCCGAGAACCGTGTTTGGTTTCGGCTACACTCATCTCCcctgttttttatttttccatatcACCAAACAGAGAAACAagctttaatatatattaatgaaaGTTCTTAGCAAGTTGACATTCTGGTAAAACCAACCATAGAAAACAGTACCAACCaggcattaaaataaatagaaaaaaaaaatggagtgATAAAAAAGATAGACACACAAGACCTGTAATAGAAGGAAGAGTGAGTGTACAATTCAGGGTTTGATGGAGCTGCTCGAAAGCTTTGCATTTTtcttttactattattattattattattattataactacAAAATTTAGTAGTGGTTTGACTCTCCTCTCTGGAACTTTTATAGAGAAGTTGAGATGAGTTTGGATTACATGTCAAAAGGAAAAATGAAGTaacaaacaataataatacaGCAAGCTCTTTGGAGAAGGAAGGAAGAGTAGAGAGATAGATGGAAAGAGCAAGAGCATTGAAGTGAAGAAAATCTTGATGTATCTTTAAGAACAGGATAGCGTATCAGTACGGCTCCTttagtatatattaaaataatttaaggaAAAGAACAGGCTTTTTATTATTGCTTTCTGACTTGGGATTTTAGTTTCCCAATACCCCCACATAGGCACATACATACTACTTCTTTCTCATTTTCACCACTCTCTCACCCTCCTGCGTTCCTTTCACTCGATCACTCTTTAATATTACAAGGCCTTCTTTTGTACCAATACGCCCAGTGAGGGCGACAAGTTTAGTGGCAGAGTAATTACTTCTTAGTTAACACCTTCAGGCTTGCTCAACTCACCACCATAGAAGTATTAGGTGTATGTAAAAATGCttatatattaaagaaaaaaatactccataatgatttttttagcCTTTTGTCATTATTTTAGGACAATGAATGGGGCTCGTGTAAGTGTAACGCACCCTATCGAAAATGGGGCCAACCCACCTTAGAGAGTCTTAATAAATGAACATACATAAGCATGGTTGAAACTCTCGTAattataccaaaaaaaaaaaaaagtcacacCTGTTAAGCCCTCCTCTTTTTCTTctcataaaaaaagaaaaatacacttCTTACATAACTAATTTAACTGAGGTGCtcgtaaatttttcaaaaaaaataa includes:
- the LOC115698784 gene encoding transcription factor TGA2.2 isoform X1 produces the protein MQSFRAAPSNPELYTHSSFYYRGDECSRNQTRFSDLVELEHSAAAFPHDDAVDLSPSSIFSLKSNNIAVLPNNLHPHETFNPGAVCLDIAPTTTGTSCVDTGQGQVQGQGQGKGQGLQQHQQVVYQHHQQQQKRTNVVVSPLGSGHFENWGDSAMADNSQQTDTSTDVDTDERNHFQGMQHGSLVVVDSMDDQSAKVKTGDQKTLRRLAQNREAARKSRLRKKAYVQQLESSRLRLSQLEQELQRARQQGMFIASGFSSDHNQLMAGNGALAFDLDYARWLDEQQRLTNDLRSAVNSHMGDNELRVLVDGVMAHYDEIFRLKSIGAKADVFHMLSGMWKTPAERCFMWLGGFRSSEVLKVILGSHLEPLTDQQLLGICNLQQSSQQAEDALSQGMEALQQSLVETLSSATLGPAGSGNVADYMGQMAIAMGKLATLENFLYQADLLRQQTLQQMHRILTTRQAARALLVINDYFSRLRALSSLWLARPRE
- the LOC115698784 gene encoding transcription factor TGA2.2 isoform X2, translating into MQSFRAAPSNPELYTHSSFYYRGDECSRNQTRFSDLVELEHSAAAFPHDDAVDLSPSSIFSLKSNNIAVLPNNLHPHETFNPGAVCLDIAPTTTGTSCVDTGQGQVQGQGQGKGQGLQQHQQVVYQHHQQQQKRTNVVVSPLGSGHFENWGDSAMADNSQQTDTSTDVDTDERNHFQGMQHGSLVVVDSMDDQSAKVKTGDQKTLRRLAQNREAARKSRLRKKAYVQQLESSRLRLSQLEQELQRARQQGMFIASGFSSDHNQLMAGNGALAFDLDYARWLDEQQRLTNDLRSAVNSHMGDNELRVLVDGVMAHYDEIFRLKSIGAKADVFHMLSGMWKTPAERCFMWLGGFRSSEVLKILGSHLEPLTDQQLLGICNLQQSSQQAEDALSQGMEALQQSLVETLSSATLGPAGSGNVADYMGQMAIAMGKLATLENFLYQADLLRQQTLQQMHRILTTRQAARALLVINDYFSRLRALSSLWLARPRE